Proteins found in one Meiothermus sp. CFH 77666 genomic segment:
- a CDS encoding tyrosine-type recombinase/integrase, with amino-acid sequence MKIVLKTNWQNPARRRLEAHRALQERDETALLELLEAYLINYSRKQATLSPRTLKNYRLALRDFLAWCWPPDAPAPREQIARSSRETLARYVASLQTQGSHLEPHEPLSPGSMALRLVGVRQFYRALEWAGVLAAPSSPPAPRDPTPPEEKRPALPFSWYSRLLKHLEQFDDPASFRDRLAMRLAGECGLRVAELVGLRVEDVLLEERLLVVRGKGGKRRSVPLPRSLVPDLEGWLRLRQVLAPAGEPHLLLRSLRNGRLGKGISANGLWWRISGHYQAIGLPSRYSGLHMLRHTAGTRFYRASRDLHATARLLGHASPSTSAIYAKMDLQGLFRVVDMLDETEE; translated from the coding sequence GTGAAAATCGTCCTCAAAACCAACTGGCAGAACCCGGCCCGCCGCCGCCTCGAGGCCCACCGAGCTCTGCAAGAGCGGGACGAGACGGCGCTGCTCGAGCTGCTCGAGGCCTATCTAATTAATTACAGCCGCAAGCAGGCCACCCTGAGCCCCCGCACCCTGAAAAACTACCGCCTTGCCCTGCGGGACTTCCTGGCCTGGTGCTGGCCGCCGGATGCGCCCGCACCCCGGGAACAAATCGCCCGCAGCAGCCGCGAGACCCTTGCCCGCTACGTGGCCAGCCTCCAGACCCAGGGCTCCCACCTCGAGCCCCACGAACCGCTCAGTCCGGGGAGCATGGCCCTCCGGCTGGTGGGCGTGCGGCAGTTCTACCGCGCCCTGGAGTGGGCGGGCGTGCTGGCGGCGCCCAGCAGCCCCCCGGCCCCTCGCGACCCTACCCCACCCGAGGAGAAGCGGCCCGCCCTGCCCTTCTCCTGGTACTCGAGGCTGCTCAAGCACCTCGAGCAGTTTGACGACCCAGCTAGCTTCCGCGACCGGCTGGCGATGCGGCTGGCCGGGGAGTGCGGACTGCGGGTGGCTGAGCTGGTGGGCCTCCGCGTTGAGGACGTGCTGCTGGAGGAGCGCCTGCTGGTGGTACGGGGTAAGGGGGGCAAGCGACGTAGCGTGCCCCTCCCCCGCTCCTTGGTGCCGGACCTCGAGGGCTGGCTGCGCCTCCGACAGGTTCTGGCCCCGGCGGGCGAGCCCCACCTGCTGCTGCGAAGCCTGAGGAACGGACGCCTGGGCAAAGGCATCTCGGCCAATGGGCTGTGGTGGCGCATCAGTGGGCACTACCAGGCCATCGGCCTGCCCAGCCGCTACTCCGGGCTGCACATGCTGCGGCACACTGCGGGCACCCGGTTCTACCGGGCCTCTAGGGATCTGCACGCCACCGCACGGCTCCTGGGCCATGCCAGCCCGAGCACCTCGGCCATTTACGCCAAGATGGACCTCCAGGGGCTGTTCCGGGTGGTGGATATGCTGGATGAAACTGAGGAATAG